TGTCTCTTCGATGAGAATTCGCCGCTCTTGACAACGGCTAGGCAATCCGTCGAGGCGGTGGCGTAAATTAATAAGTGCCTCTACAGAGATTTGCTTATGTACCATGTTCAGTTTTTATCTCTGCAATATAGTTGTAGAGCGTTGGTTTGGAAATTCCCATCAAATTACATATTTCAATAATTGTGTATTGTTTTTCGGTATAAAGTCTTACTGCTAATTGACGTTTAGTTGGATCTAGGGCTTTTGGTCTACCTCCTCTATGACCACGCCCTCGTGCCGCTACAAGTCCAGCCGTAGTGCGTTCACGGATGAGGTTACGCTCAAATTCAGCCAATGCACCAAACAAATGGAAAATTAATCTACCACTGTTATTCGTGGTGGTGATGGATTCTTGCAAGCTAGAAAGCCCAATTCCTCGCT
This genomic interval from Anabaena cylindrica PCC 7122 contains the following:
- a CDS encoding recombinase family protein, which codes for MLIGYARISTDDQNLNLQMDALQLAGCEKIYSDRTSGAKAERPGLSLALEVARTGDVLVVWRLDRLGRSLKDLIEMMETLDKRGIGLSSLQESITTTNNSGRLIFHLFGALAEFERNLIRERTTAGLVAARGRGHRGGRPKALDPTKRQLAVRLYTEKQYTIIEICNLMGISKPTLYNYIAEIKTEHGT